Proteins from a genomic interval of Deltaproteobacteria bacterium:
- a CDS encoding peptidoglycan bridge formation glycyltransferase FemA/FemB family protein produces MVEIRFPPGVDGSFLRNLGCTAIPLYTSVVSLESGEDVIFKNIHPYARNRIRKAQKSGIQIIVDGRNYLSQYCEMEKETLEPHGLRARPKRFYEMVLERLQPTDQAKFFIALYDGKPVSGGIFLFYKDTVYYWHGASFRQYLSIAPTQLLHWELMKYAIQKGYKKYDLLNIEVDRLPGIARFKMRFGGDTKTYYRAFYKTPSYRLPLIRYYLKNPSYVCNRLMDKSRIKRQLRNRASAFPK; encoded by the coding sequence ATGGTCGAGATTCGATTTCCCCCAGGTGTGGACGGCTCATTCCTGAGAAATCTTGGGTGCACAGCCATACCTTTGTACACGTCGGTCGTGTCTCTCGAAAGCGGAGAAGATGTCATTTTCAAGAACATACATCCCTACGCAAGGAACCGAATCCGGAAGGCTCAGAAATCCGGGATTCAAATCATCGTGGATGGCAGGAACTATCTATCACAATACTGCGAAATGGAGAAAGAAACCCTTGAACCTCACGGACTTCGAGCAAGGCCCAAACGGTTCTACGAAATGGTGCTCGAGAGGTTACAGCCCACGGATCAGGCCAAGTTTTTCATTGCCCTTTACGATGGGAAACCTGTCTCTGGGGGTATTTTCCTTTTCTACAAGGACACGGTTTACTATTGGCACGGAGCGTCTTTCAGGCAGTACCTATCGATCGCTCCGACTCAACTCCTTCATTGGGAGCTGATGAAATACGCCATCCAAAAGGGATACAAAAAGTATGACCTCCTCAACATCGAGGTTGATCGGCTGCCTGGCATAGCTAGATTCAAGATGAGATTCGGGGGAGATACCAAGACGTACTATCGAGCTTTCTACAAGACACCCTCGTACCGACTCCCGCTGATAAGATACTATTTGAAGAACCCTTCCTATGTGTGCAACAGGCTGATGGACAAATCACGAATCAAACGACAGCTTAGGAACCGAGCCTCGGCATTTCCAAAATGA
- a CDS encoding flippase codes for MSLLRNLVKNTVVLTAGRLSAKILGAVLVAFLARAVGPVGVGKYAFAGSLVAIFMLLPDFGFDTLLVRDVARLRGQGEGLIANILGSKLVLSVVALLLMFIFAGVKQYDGKTVEILVLVFLSGVVGSILRTLYSVVRSFERMEFEALLIVFRNVMLVVFGLTAIKLGLRLRGIIAALAVADILAFLFGVYITRRNFVRVAPKVDLSAVKKIFKAALPFGLLVIIEVVFINTDNLMIARFQGEMAVGWYSAAVKLLTMLLLIPHMFMNAIFPVLSRLSVSDGDSLRTAYTKSFSYLLMVAFPIGVGGFLVSDQVILFIYGDQFQNSILIFQVMIWVVVFSFVGFLNGATLNATGRERPFALMQGVSALSNVFLDYFLI; via the coding sequence ATGAGTTTGCTTCGAAATCTTGTCAAGAACACGGTTGTGCTCACGGCTGGTCGGCTGAGCGCAAAGATACTGGGCGCTGTGCTTGTGGCTTTCCTGGCGAGAGCCGTCGGTCCGGTCGGTGTGGGGAAGTATGCGTTTGCCGGCTCGCTGGTTGCGATCTTTATGCTCTTGCCCGATTTCGGGTTCGATACCCTGCTGGTTCGGGATGTCGCTAGATTGAGAGGCCAGGGTGAGGGGCTGATCGCCAACATATTGGGCAGCAAGCTGGTGCTTTCCGTTGTGGCACTCCTTCTCATGTTCATCTTTGCCGGGGTGAAACAGTATGACGGCAAGACGGTCGAGATACTTGTACTCGTCTTCCTTTCAGGAGTAGTCGGCTCGATACTGAGGACCCTTTATTCTGTTGTCAGGTCATTCGAGCGAATGGAATTTGAGGCCCTTCTGATCGTGTTCAGGAATGTCATGTTGGTTGTTTTTGGGCTGACGGCCATAAAGCTCGGGTTGAGGCTGAGAGGCATCATAGCAGCATTGGCCGTGGCTGATATTCTAGCTTTTTTGTTTGGGGTTTACATTACGCGGAGGAATTTCGTCCGTGTGGCTCCGAAAGTGGATTTGTCCGCGGTCAAGAAGATCTTCAAAGCCGCCCTCCCTTTTGGTCTCCTGGTCATAATCGAAGTGGTTTTCATCAACACCGACAACCTGATGATCGCCAGGTTCCAGGGGGAGATGGCAGTTGGATGGTATTCGGCGGCCGTGAAGCTCCTGACCATGCTTCTGCTCATCCCTCACATGTTCATGAACGCGATCTTCCCGGTTCTGTCCAGGCTATCGGTCTCGGATGGGGATTCGTTACGTACAGCATACACGAAGTCTTTCTCATATTTACTCATGGTTGCTTTTCCGATAGGCGTTGGAGGGTTCCTGGTTTCGGACCAGGTCATCCTGTTCATCTATGGCGACCAGTTCCAGAATTCGATCTTGATCTTCCAGGTGATGATCTGGGTCGTTGTCTTCAGTTTCGTCGGCTTTTTGAACGGGGCCACCCTGAATGCCACGGGCAGGGAGAGACCCTTTGCCCTGATGCAGGGCGTTTCGGCCTTGTCCAATGTCTTTCTTGACTACTTTCTGATCA